One region of Bubalus kerabau isolate K-KA32 ecotype Philippines breed swamp buffalo chromosome 6, PCC_UOA_SB_1v2, whole genome shotgun sequence genomic DNA includes:
- the DUSP12 gene encoding dual specificity protein phosphatase 12: MLEAQDGSHGCEHQIGSQSRASSARHMLEVRPGLFLGGAAAVAEPDHLREAGVTAVLTVDSEEPNFKTGAGVEGLRSLFVPALDKPETDLLSHLDRCVAFIVQARAEGRAVLVHCHSGVSRSVTVISAFMMKTDQLTFEEAYENLKTVKPEAKMNEGFEWQLKLYQAMGCEVDTSSAVYKQYRLQKVTEKYPELQNLPQELFAVDPSAISQGLKDGGLYKCRKCRRSLFRSSSVLDHNEGSGPIAFAHKRMTASPLLSAGSQARCTSYFIEPVQWMESTLLGVMDGQLLCPKCNAKLGSFNWYGEQCSCGRWIAPAFQIHKSRVDETKTLPVWGSQTRKTGTRYM; this comes from the exons ATGTTGGAGGCGCAGGACGGGAGCCATGGCTGCGAGCACCAGATCGGCAGCCAGAGCCGGGCCAGCTCTGCCAGGCATATGCTGGAAGTGCGTCCGGGGCTGTTCTTGGGTGGAGCCGCGGCCGTCGCGGAGCCAGACCACCTAAGGGAGGCGGGCGTCACGGCAGTGCTGACGGTGGACTCGGAGGAGCCTAACTTCAAAACGGGGGCTGGGGTCGAGGGTCTACGGAGTCTCTTCGTGCCAGCGCTGGACAAACCCGAGACCGACCTGCTCAGTCATCTGGACCGCTGTGTGGCCTTCATTGTCCAGGCTCGCGCCGAGGGCCGCGCGGTGCTGGTGCACTG TCATTCAGGGGTCAGTCGAAGTGTGACTGTAATAAGCGCTTTTATGATGAAGACTGACCAGCTTACCTTTGAAGAAGCCTATGAAAACCTTAAGACTGTCAAGCCAGAGGCCAA GATGAATGAGGGGTTTGAGTGGCAACTGAAATTATACCAGGCAATGGGCTGTGAAGTAGATACCTCAAGTGCAGTTTATAAACAATATCGTTTACAAAAGGTTACGGAGAAGTATCCAG AATTGCAGAACTTACCTCAAGAACTCTTTGCTGTTGACCCATCTGCCATTTCACAAGGATTGAAAGATGGGGGTCTCTACAAATGTAGAAAGTGCAG GCGATCTTTATTTAGAAGTTCTAGCGTTTTGGATCATAATGAAGGAAGTGGTCCTATAGCCTTTGCCCACAAGAGGATGACGGCATCCCCCCTGCTTTCCGCAGGGAGTCAGGCTCGGTGTACGTCTTACTTCATTGAACCTGTACAGTGGATGGAATCCACTTTGTTGGGAGTGATGGATGGACAG CTTCTCTGCCCCAAATGCAATGCCAAGTTGGGTTCTTTCAACTGGTATGGTGAACAGTGCTCATGTGGCAGATGGATAGCACCCGCTTTTCAAATACATAAGAGCAGAGTGGACGAAACGAAAACGCTGCCGGTGTGGGGATCACAAACAAGAAAAACAGGAACTCGTTACATGTGA